The Methylocystis bryophila genome contains the following window.
TCGGCGCTGCTTTGCTGCCTGCCGAAGGTACCCGTTCCGGAAGGCCTCACTTATGAGAATGTGTTTCGCGTCTCGGTGATCGAATTCCTCGACGCGCATAATTTCTGTCTTGCCGGCGTCAAACGCTCCTGCGTCCATTTCGTAACGCCGCAGGGCGCGATCATCCCTTTCGACACTTACAATCTCTTCTACCGGGACCGCCGAATCGACGCGATGCGACGGAATCTCGCCAAGGAGGCGCAATCGTGAAGACGTTCTTGCATGTCTTGTTGATTATCGTCGGCGGGTCGCTGATCCTGCTGCCGGGCGCGTGCGCGATCCTCTTTCTTGCAGGGGGCGGCCTCGAGCCCGGCACGGTCGGGATCGTCATGGCCTTTTCGTTGCCGCCGATCCTTGCCGGAATTTTCCTTCTCCGCGGCGCGTGGCGGTCGAAAGAGAGCGGCCAGGAGAAGGGTTGAGGGCCCTCCGAGAGCGCGATTTGGGCGAAAGAGGGGTTTGCGCTTTCTCGTTTCGCGCCCTGGGGCGGCGGACGTTTTATAATTCAACGACTTTCTAATGATCCTGGCTGCCTCCAAAAGGTCAAGAACTCGGGGCAAGCATAGGGGACAGGGTCATCGCTTTGGCCAGGGAATTAGGAGTCGTCGCCTCATGTCTTCTTTGCGCATCAACGCTCGATCGATCGGCGCGCCGACTGCGCTCGGCGCGGTTCTCTTGCTCATGGGCGTCCTCGACGCTCGGGCGGGGAGCGACGACACCGGAACCTTCGCGGCGATCGGAACCGCGATCGGCGTCATCTCCAATGACGACAGCCAGAAGATCGACTATCGCGAGCGCCCCAAGCTCGTCGTGCCGCCCGATCGCAAGGCTCTGCCGGAGCCGCGCGCCGAGGGCGACTCGCGTCCTCCGTCTTTCCCCGTCGATCAGACCTCTGCGAGCCGGCGGCAAAGCGCTCGCGTCGTCAGCGGGCAACCGACCTCGGCCGACGAGCCCTCGCGCGATAATCTGACCCAGCCGCCCTATGGCTTCCGGCAGCCCAACAAGCCCTTTTCCCGGCTGAAGACCAAGGAGGAGGCGAAGAGCTGGTGGAACCCGATGGGCTATTTCGGGTCTTCTTCGAAGGAAAATTCGCCGCAGCCGTCCTCCGTCGCCTCGGCGCAGACGGCCTCCGGCGCCTCGGCGACCGCTGGCCGCTCCGCCCCAGAAAAGCAAGAGACGACGAGCTGGTGGAATCCGGCGAGCTATTTGCCCACCTTCGGTTCGAGGTGACGCCGTCGTAATTTCACGCGGCGCGTCGCGAGCCTTCGGGGGCCGCTTCCTTCGCCAATTTGCTTCTCGGGCCTCCCACGTTGGGCGAGGACGGCCATAGGAGGTCTCTGCGCTGCTCGGCGTCGTGCTAGCGCGCGCGGCGAATGACTCCGTTCAAAGCAGCCCGATCTAGGGGACCGGCCGCGGGGAAAGATCATGACCGATGAGCTTCCGACCGAGCATTTCGAACACGCCGAACACGCCGAGCATGCGGCGCATTCGGGGACGCCGTTTCTCCTGACCGTTTCCGTCACCATCGCTATTCTGGCCGTCGCCGCCGCGACGGTCGGCAGCCTCGAATCGCTCGAGACCGCGGCGGCGCTCTCCGAGCAGAACCGCGCGGCGCTGCTGCAAAACAAGACGACCGACCAATGGTCGTTCTTCCAGGCGAAGAGCGTCAAGAAGAACGCTTATGAGATCGCCGCCAGGCAGAGCCAGGGCGCGCTCGCGCAAAATTTTTCAGAGCAGGCGGCGCGCAACGAGGCCGAGTCGAAGGCGATCAGGGAGAAGGCCGACAGTCTGGAAAGCGAGGTCGAGACTCGCCTGCATGAAGCGGAGCGCCATGAGCATCGGCATCACGTGCTGACCGTGGGCGTGACCTTGCTGCACGTGGCCATCGCCATTACCACCGTCGCGATCATCACCGGCGGTCGCCGCTGGCCCTGGGGGCTCGGCATCGCGCTCGGCGTGGCGGGCGTCGCGCTGGCCGGCTACGCCTATTTGTGAGGCGGGCCGGGATTTCATCACGTCAACATCGCATGCGACGCTCGCGGCAGCCAGGTTTCATGGTAAGATATGGGTCATGCTTCAGAGAGCGCGCTGCCTCGCGCTAAGATCAGGCGGATGCCTGATCTTAGAAAATGTCCTTGATTATAAATAGTTAGAGCGCGTTCTAGAGCGTTTCGCGCTCGAACGGAATCGTTCGAGCGATAAGGAACCGCGCCAATCAAAAGTTTGGAGCGATTTCTGGTCGCAAAAGTAAAACCAGCTTCCACTTTCTTGCATCGGGCTCTCGCGGATAGTCACCCGCCAAGTCGCGATGCTGAACCTTATTGGAGACGACAACATGGACACGCTAGCGTCAGCGAAGCAGACTCCGAGTCATGATCACGCGTTGCCGCCTACGCTGGACAACCAGCGTCGGACGGGCGTAGCCTTTTCTTGCGTGCTAGGGGCGTTCTGCGGCTTGTATCTCGACCATGTCGTAAAGAACGGCGCTACGATGGGACCGACTCCAGCCATTTTTTATTGGCTTCTGTTCGTCATCGCTTCTGGATTTTTCATTGAACGCGGCGCTTTCAACGGCGGATGGCTATCAAAGGAGCGCCTGATGCTTCTTTGGCCGCCAATCGCCATCATTGCTACGTTCATCGCTCCGCCTTTGCTGATGACGATCGCGAGCGGAAAATTCAGTGTGATGTGGACGCTGGCTCTTGCCGGGTTTTCATTGGTGATTTTGCTGGCTACGCCTGTTGCGATTTTGGTCGCCAGCGACGCCAAACCGGTGCTTCAACAGATCGCGACAACGATCATAACGACTGACGAGAGTAAGATTAGCGACCTAGGGAAGCGCGTGGCCGCCGCATGGCAAGTTTTGGGAATAGTCATGGGCGTCGTGCAGGGAGGCATCTTATTCTTTTCTAAATGATGCGAGAGCGCGATGCGAAAAAGTCGAAGCGGTTTTTCGCACAAATCGCACTCTAAACCTTTGGAATCGATCACGTTATCTGCGTTCAGGCGATTCCGCGTGAACGCAGCGTGAGGTCTCTCATCCCCTCTGCTCGACTCGCGAGGCGCCGGCTCGCTGCGGCTTCGCGAGCAATGCGACCGCACAGGCTGGGGCAAAGTCGGCGGACGCGGCGGTCGCCGCCGGCGCGACGGGCAGGAACTCGCTGAAATCGCGATAGCCGCGTCCCTCGCGCTTGGCGAAATCGGCGATCACGCCGCGGCCAATCCCCGCGCCGACAATAGGCGCCGAGAGCGCCGCCGGCTCGCGCGAGGCTGCGAGCGCGATCGCATCCTCAATCCGCCGCAGCTGCGCGCGAGCGAAGAAGCGCGCGAGCGCGTCCCATTGCTGCGGCGTCCCGCTCTCAACATCGCGGCCGACGAGCCGCGCCAGTCGCGCCCGCGTGTCGTCAGGACTCTTGGAGCGGCCGTCGACGGCGGGAAGCGCATCCGTCTCGGGCGAGAGATCGCCGGTCAGGCGACGCACGTCGGCCATTGTCGCAAAGCGCTCGTCCATGAGCGCGGCCCAACGCCCGTCGATCGGCGCGAGACTGAGTCCTGCGGCAGGATCGCCGCGCAGCAGACCGGCGTAAACGAGCTCGCCCAGCGCGAGCCGGCTCGCGTCATCTTCGCCCTGGCCCATGACGCGGCCGTCGCGGACGAGCGTCAGATCGGTCGTCGTCGAGCCCATGTCGATGAGAAGCGCCGTCTCCATTTCCCGCGCCAAAAGCTCGGCGGGCGCCCGCCAATTGGCCGAGGCGATCGACCCCGCCGCGATCGCGACGTCTTGCTTTTCGACAAAGCCTCTCGCGCCCGCATAGAAGAGCGCGTCCGGCGACAGCTCATGCGAAAAAATGGCGGCGATGGAAATCACGCCGCGCCGGCGGTCGGCGAAGGCGTCGGATAGCTCGGCCGTCATGGTGACGGCGTGGCGATCGGCGGCGCCCATCCGATCGCGCATCGCGCGCAGGGCGGCTTCGAGCTCGGCCAGGCCCAAGTGGGGCGCGCAGGGGATCTGCGCCGCCGCCACGACCACGCCGCCCTCGGCGCGCGCGGCCTTCACATGGGCGCCGCCGATGTCCCAGCCGATAATTGCGCTCACGACATTGTCCCAGATCACGCTGCGCTCAGGCGGAATCGCCTGAACGCAGAAAACGTGATCGCTTCTAAAAGTCTAGAGCAGAGCCCCGCGCCAAGCCAAAAAGGGGAGCCGGCGAGGGCTCCCCTTCGTGAACTCGCACGAAAACTTTCGCCTTACACCAAGGTCCGGGCCAGCGCGAAGGCGTGCCGGAAATCGAGGCAGAGCGGCTGCGTCGCATCGGTCATCTGCTTGAAGAGGCCCGACTGCGTGCCGTATTTGACGTTGCCGATCGCCAGCGCGCCGATGCCCAGCGCCCCATTCGGCGAGATGACGGCGCCGTTGTCGTGCAGGCCGCAGCCTTCGACGCCGAGCGGCGGCACGGCGTTGACGTCAGCGGCGATCAGCAGCGACTTGGCCGCGGCGAGATCCTCCTTCGAGAGGACCTGGACGCCCGCGCGCGCGGCGCAAAGAGCGATCTCATTGTCGAGGAGCAATGCGCGAACCGCCTCGCCCGTGCTGCCGTCGGCCGGCGTGCATTTGACGTTGAAACGATGCTCGATCTCATCGGTGAGCTTTCGGACGCGATCGAGACCGCTATAGCCGGCCATCGTGACCTGTGCGCCTTCAAGCGCGGCGATGACGCCGGCAGAATAGCCGACGACGCCTGTGGCGCCGTAGATGATGATCTTTACGCCCTTGAGCTCGCGCTGCTTCTTCTCGCGCAGGAGCTTCTCGACACAGGCGACCATCGCGCCGGCCGTCGTGAAGGAGCCGTAGGGGTCGGCGAAGAGCGAAACCTCAAAGGGTTTCAAAAGCGACTTCTTGGCGACGTCGAGCATGTCGAGAGCGAGCACGGCGTCGCGGCCCGCGAAGAAGATGCCGGTGCGCAGCGCCGCCGAAGGCGCGCGCGAGAACATCGCGTCCTGCACGAGGGCCGGCACTTCCTCGATCGTGACGTTGGCATATGGGATCGTCACGTCGTAACCGGCGTCGACCGCCATGTTCACGTCGAAGGGGCTCATATGCTTCAACGTGCTCAACATATGGAGAATGGCTTTGGCGGTCATGGAGCTCCAGATCCTTTCGTTTGAATTGGCGGCGGGGGAGGGCGCGGCCTTCGGGCTCAGGGGCCTCTCGCCCGCTTAAGTCGGCCGCCCACTGAGGCGCTAGGGCGAATTCCGCAAAAATTGACAGATTTTTGCGATCAGAATTCGCTCCAACTCTTTGATTTGGCGTGGCTCCCTATCGCTCGAACGACTCCGTTCGAGCGGGAGACGCGCTAGAGCGAATTCCGCAAAAGTTGACAGACTTTTGCGATCAGAATTCCCTCCAACCGTTTGATTTGGCGTTGTTTCTCATCGCTCGAACGATTTCGTTCAAACGGGAGACGCGCTAAGCTCCGGCCCGGGCCGGCGGCACGGGATAGACCAAAGTCTCGCGGCAATGTCTAGAGGTTTCTCGCCTAGAGCATGTCACGGAAAAGTGCGAAGCGGTTTTCCGGTCAGGACATGCTCCAACTTTTTGACTTGGCGCGATTCCTTATCGCTCGAACGATTCCGTTCGAGCGGGAGACGCGCTAGCGCGCGGCGGAGCGGGGCTGGAGCGGCTCAGCGGGAGGCGGTCTTGCGACCTCGCTTCTTGGAAGCGGAAGCGGGCGTCTCCTGTGAGACGCGTTCCAGATATTCGTTATCGAGGTGGTTTTCCGCATTGGCGGGATTGTGTTCGAGCGCGGCTTGATCCAGGGCTTCCGAAGCCTGCTCCGCAGCGGCGGATTGCGGGGCCGCCTGCGTATCATTGGCCGGCGCTTCGGCGCTCTGGGCCTCTGCCGAGCTGGGGTCGGCGGAGGGGTCTGAGAGTGCGGGATGCAGCAGGGTCAATCGGCCGCTGCGCTTCGCGTCGAAATAGAAGCCGCGCATGTAAAGCCGTTGCGCGCGCTTCTCGTCGCCGCCGGCCACACGATAGGCGTTGGCGAGATAGGCGACCGCGTAGCGCAGATTGGTTTCCGGGTCGAGCAGTCCGATCGGCGGACCAGAATAGCCCATGCTCTTCGCCGTGCTGTGGCTGATCTGCATCAGGCCCCAATAGGCGCCGTGGCGCGACGTGGGATCATATTTGCTCTCGCGCTGCACGACTCTGTGAATCAGCGACTCCGGAATATGATTGAGCTTTGCATGATGCGTGATCCGCTCGCAAATCTCCTCGCGGCTCTTGGCCCTCGCCGCTTGAACCTCGGAGTCCGGGGCGCGTGCGAGAAAGTCGTGTGGATCATGGCCCGAGCAGCCCGCCTGCGCGAGGGAGGCTACGAGAACCGCGGCGAGAGTTGCTTTGGCGCACGACTGTTTCATGGCGCAAAAGTCACCGCCGAAAAGAGGCGAAATTCTGGCGCCGCGGTCTTGGCCGACGGCGCTTTTGCCGGGAAAACGCCGGATCGGCGCCGCCTCTAGCTCTGCAGCCTGGGACGAACCTCAGTCAAAGCCTGATCTTCGGCAGGGGCTGTGTCTTTTTCGCAACAGTAAAAATATATCTAACGGCCTCGACGCAGAACCGGTTTACAACAGCGGACGTCGTCGATCATTTTCCCATCGCGCGCGGCCGTGGCTCGCCCGCGGGGAGAGAAAACATTGACACCACGTCTGGCCAAAATCGCGCTGACGGCAAGCGTCGGCCTCTTCGCGCTGCTCGTCGGCCTCGACAACATCTTCGACTATCAGACGAATTTCGCGGCCGTGCAGCACGTCCTCTCAATGGACGCGCTGCCGCAGGGCGCCGCCTTCCGCTGGCGCGCGATCACGCTGGGGACGCTGCATCATCTCGCCTATGGGTTCATCATCCTGACGGAGCTGGCCGCCGGCCTGTTCTGTGTAGCGGGCGCTGGGCAGATGACGCGCTCGGTCAGGCTCGACGGCGCCGTCTTCAACGAGAGCAAGCGGCTCGCCGTCGCCGGTCTCGTCGCGATGTTTCTCCTCTATTTTTTCGGATTCCTCGTCGTCGGCGGCGAATGGTTTGAAATGTGGCGCGCCAACGGCTGGAATTATCAGGAGTCGGCTTTCCGCTTCGCGGCGGTCATCGGCGTGGTCCTGATCTTCGTCGTCCAGCGCGACTTCTGATTGCTTGAAATGGCGGCCTTGCTCTCAGGCCTTCGCGGCTTCGACCGAGCGCCAGTAATCGAGGAGCGCGCCCAGCATGTCCTGCGTCGAATGAGCAGGGCGCCAGCCGACCGCTTCGCGTAGCTTGCCCGCATCGAGCGCGACGCTCGGCAGGTCCACGGCGGACGGCCGCAGCAAGGTGGTCTCGACCTCGATCTCGAAAGGCCGCCGCGACAGGGCGCGAAGACCCTCGAGCAACGCGCCGATCGCGATCGGAGCGCCAGAGGCGACGTTAAAGCAACTCACCCGTCCGGGGAGAGAATCAGCGTGGGCGATAAGCGCGCGATAGGCGGCGACGACGTCGCGCACGTCGAGAAAATCGCGCGCCTTGGCGAGATCGCCGACCTTGAGGCGCGGGGCCTGGCGGCCCGCTTCGATCGCCGCGATCTGGGCGGCGAAAGAGGAGAGCACGAAATTCTGCGGGCTCTGCCGCGGCCCGGTGTGGTTGACTGGACGCAGAACGATCAGACGCGCCTGCGGTCCCAGAACGTCGCCGAGCATGGCCTCCGCCGCGGCTTTCGAGCGGCCGTAGGCGTCGAGAGGCCGGAGCGGAGTCTCCTCCTGCGCGGGCCCGTCCTTGAGGCTCGCGCCATAGACGGAGGCGCTCGAGGAAAAGAGCGTGACGGCCTGCGGCGCATGGCGCGCGAGAGCGGAGGCGAGATTCAGGCTTCCGCAGAAATTGGCCCGCCACGTCGCCTCGCCCGCGCGCAAGGCGTGGCCGATCGACGCCTGGCCGGCGAGATGCGCCACGAGATCGGGTTGGAACTCGCGAATCGTCCTCTCGAGCGTCTCGACGTCGAGGAGATCGCCTTCGAGCGCTTCCCAGGCGGGATCGACGGCACCGCCGCCCGGCAGGGTCAGGATCGCGCGCCGCGCCTCCTGATAATCCGCCGCGAGGAGGGGCGCGAGATGCGAGCCGACGAAGCCCGCGCCGCCAGTCATGAGAATGCGTTCGTATCGGGCCATGGCGGGCTGGACCTTCGTCGATTAGCGCGCTTCTCGCTCGAACGGATTCGTTCGAGCGATTAGGAATCGCGCCAGGTCAAAAACTTAGAGCATGTCCTGGCCGGAAAACTGCTTGGCGCTTTTCCGTGACATGCTCTAGGCGCCTGACGGAATGGAGCGCCCTTCGCCGCGCTTGAGACGCGCGAGGTCCGCCTCGACCATCTCGCGAATGAGCTCGCCGAGCGCGATCTTCGGCGACCATCCGAGCTTGGCTCTCGCCTTTGTTGAATCCCCCAGCAGCACCTCGACCTCGGCCGGCCGATAGAAGGCCGGATCGATGACGAGATGCGTCTCCATGTCGAGCCCGACGTGGTCGAAGGCGATGCGGCACATGTCGCGGACCGTCGTGGTGACTCCGGTCGCGACGACATAGTCGTCCGGCTTCTCCTGCTGCAGCATGAGCCACATGGCGCGCACATAGTCGCGCGCGTGGCCCCAGTCGCGCTTGGCGTCGATGTTGCCGAGCCGCAGCTCCCTGGCGAGCCCGAGCTTGATCCGCGCCACGCCGGTCGTGACCTTGCGCGTGACGAATTCTTCGCCGCGCAGCGGGCTCTCATGATTGAAGAGGATCCCGGAGGACGCGTGCATGCCGAAGCTCTCGCGATAGTTCACGGTGATCCAGTGTCCGTAGAGCTTGGCGACGGCATAGGGAGAGCGCGGGTAGAAGGGCGTCTTCTCGTTCTGCATCGGCTGCTGGATCAGCCCATACATCTCCGACGACGAGGCCTGATAGAAGCGCGCCTGCGGCGCGGCGATGCGCATCGCCTCGAGCATATTGGCGACGCCGACAGCCGTGATGTTCGCCGTCAGGATCGGCTGGCGCCAGGAGGAGGCGACGAAGGACTGCGCCGCGAGATTGTAGATCTCGTCGGGCTTCGTCTCCTGCACGATGCGCACGAGGCTCGAGAGGTCGCCCATATCCCCGTCATGCAGGCGCACGGAGTCGGCTACCCCGAGCCAGCGCAGCCGGTGATCGTCGACGCCGCTATGCGAGGAGCGCCGCACGACGCCATGCACCTCGTAGCCTTCCCCGAGCAGAAGCTGCGCGAGATAGGCGCCGTCTTGTCCCGTGACGCCCGTGATGAGCGCGCGCTTCGTCATTCCTTGTCCTACATCCTAAAAAAGGGCGCTTTTCTTGCCGCAAAGGCTCGAAAAACAGGCTATTCGATCAATTGGGATATAGAACGGGCTTCGAGCTGGCAAGTGCGGAACAGGCGCCTGACTGCCGGCTCTCTGTCCGCGGGGCGTCTGTCTGTCGGGCCGTGCAGTGCGTGAATTTTCGACGCTGAGCTAAGCGGGAGCGGTTCGGAGGCCGTGCACCGCCTATTTTGATGGCGGGCGCGCTTACAGCTTAGACGGAATCGTTTGCGCGATAAGAAATCTCGCCAGAGCGCAATGTTTGAGAGCTCTTGTCGCAAAGCTCCGTCTAGCTTTGCGGAGTTCGCTCATGCTCAGAGCCTAATGCTGAACTGGAGTCACGCGGCGTGACTAAAGAGGTCTGTTCACGTGACTGAGAAAGTCACCTCGCGTGACGAATTACATCACTTGATGTGACTGAAAATACAAGGCCAAATGTTTGCAATATTCGAGAATCTGGGGCAACTTCGCATCCGATGCGAGGAGGCCAAACATGTTCGTGAAAAATGGGAGTTTGCGCGCGCGCGCCAGGACGGTCTGCATGGCGGCGTGGGGTTGTTTCGTTGTCGCCGCGCTCGCGGCGCCGGTCCGAGCGGAGGATGCTAAGGCGCCGAGCGCGGAGGTCGTCTCCATCGTTCCGATGTCGCCCGAGCCCTACAGCACGAATGTCGGCATCGACGACGTGCAGGTCAACGCCAAAACCGGCCGCGTCTATGTGTCGAACACTTCCGCAATAACTGTGCTCGACGGCGATACCGACACGATTATCAAGGTCATTCCCATTCCCGCGGGCACGGCTCCAAATGTGAACGGCTACTACGGGATCTATCAATCCTGCGTCGATGATCGCACCAACACCGTCTACTCATTGTCAGAAAACGGCGTCGTGACCGTCATCGACGGCGCGACAAACTCGGTGACGGGGACTTTCGCGCCGTGGCCCACCAATACGATCACCAATGTCGACGGCATGGTCTGCAATCCGGAGACCGGCAAGCTCTACATGATCCTGTACAACAATCAGGGCAATCGCATCGTCGTCTGGGACACGCGCAAGCAGGCGATCGCCGCGACGATCTTCGTCACGAGCAACCCCCATGAATGGATGGCGGTCAATCGCAAGACCAACCGCATTTATGCGCAGACGATCTACGACGGGCTCGTCGTCATCGACGGCGCGACCGACACCGTGATCGACCGCATCGTCGCGGGTCAGGGGCCGCAGCCGCCCGGCTGTCTCGCGACCAACAATTGCGTCAGTCAGGGCTCTTGGCTCGACCAGGTTGCGGTCGACGAAAACACCAACCGGGTCTACGTCGTTGGCATCAATGACGGCAGCCTCACGACCATCGACGGCGCGACGGACAAGGTGATCGGGCTCGATTTCTTCAACTGGTTCACCTATGTCCTCGCCCTCGATCCCGTCCGCAAGCGAATTTATCAGTTCGACGTCAGCTTCGATACGATGGCCGTGATCGATAGCGTAAGCGGCAAGCGCACGGCGAATGTGGGCGTAGGCCCCGGTCCTTTCCCCTTGGGCTGCAACGCCGGCTGGGTCGTGCTCAATCCCAACGCGTCCTGCCTCGTGACGGTCAGCGCCTCGCTCGGCTCGATCGGCGCCGCCGCGGTCAATCCTGTGAACGGCAAGATCTATGTCGGTTACGGCGGCCAGTATGTCGGCCCGGGAAGCTCTCCGTTCCTGTCCAACGTCCCCAATGCTTACAGCTATCTCTATGTGTTGAAGCCCACGGAGACAAAGCTCCCGGGCGACGCGGACGACGCAAGACCGCCCCGGGCGGCGCTGGCGGGGACGGCCACACTGGCGGCAGGCGCCGGCGCGATCGACGCCGCCTTCGATGCGCGCGCGAACAAGCTCTATATCGCCAATTCCGGCGCGAACAGCGTCTCGGCCTTGGACCCGCTCACCGGCGCTGTGACGGCGACGATACCTGTGGGCGCCTCGCCGAGAGCGATTGCCATCAATGAGAGCGCGAACACGCTCTATACGTACAACGGCGACGGATCGGTGTCCGTGCTCGACGGCGCGCATGGCTCACGCTTGGCCAATTTTACGGCGGACGCGGTTGCGACAGGCGTGTTGGGGCTCAATCCGCAGGGTCTCGTCCACAGCCGCCGGACAGGCAAGCTCTATGCGGTGAACGGTTTCTCGCAGATCGACGTCATTGATCCGGTTTCCCAGCGGGTCTTGAAGTCGATCCCCGATCCGGACGCGGGCGGCGTCGCGATCAACCAGCGGACGAACATGATCTACGTCAGCCAGTTCTCCGAAGGGACGGTCTGGGTGATCGATGGCGCGACCGACCGCAAGATCGGCGTCATCGGCGGCGTCGGGCAGCCGGCTTTGCCCGCGGGTTGCTACCAATCGGCCGGCGGCCCCAACAGCTGCTTGCAGATGTCCTCGGGGCTGACCAAGGTCGCGATCGACGAAGAATTGAACCGCGTCTACGTGCTTGGCCAGAACGACGGGCGCGTCGTCACGATCGACGGCGAGAGGAACGTGGTGCTGGGCATGGATTACGTGCAGCCGGATGATTACGGTCTCGCGGTCGATCCAAGGAGGCACAATGTGTTCGTGAGCAATTTCGTGACGCCCGCGCTTTGGCTTTTCGACGGGCGCACGGGCAGGCTGGGCTCTACCGTGAACTTCAACTCGCGACTTTGCGACACCGCGCAAACCCCGTGCTTCGATCAAGTCGACTTGAAAAGCGTGACGGTCAACCCGGCGACGGGCCAGGTGTTCGTGCTCGACCAGGGCGACCTCAACCCGCAGACCACGAGCCGAGTCTTTGTCGTCGACGCCAAGGGCGGATTGTAGAGCTTGTCACGGAAAACTGCGAAGCGGTTTTCCGATCAGGAGATGCTCTCAGTTTTTGATTTGGAGCTTAGTCCCTTCCGATCGCGTGATTCCACGCGATCGGGACCGCTCTAGCCCTCATCCTGAGGAGCG
Protein-coding sequences here:
- a CDS encoding DUF4337 domain-containing protein, which encodes MTDELPTEHFEHAEHAEHAAHSGTPFLLTVSVTIAILAVAAATVGSLESLETAAALSEQNRAALLQNKTTDQWSFFQAKSVKKNAYEIAARQSQGALAQNFSEQAARNEAESKAIREKADSLESEVETRLHEAERHEHRHHVLTVGVTLLHVAIAITTVAIITGGRRWPWGLGIALGVAGVALAGYAYL
- a CDS encoding hydantoinase/oxoprolinase family protein translates to MSAIIGWDIGGAHVKAARAEGGVVVAAAQIPCAPHLGLAELEAALRAMRDRMGAADRHAVTMTAELSDAFADRRRGVISIAAIFSHELSPDALFYAGARGFVEKQDVAIAAGSIASANWRAPAELLAREMETALLIDMGSTTTDLTLVRDGRVMGQGEDDASRLALGELVYAGLLRGDPAAGLSLAPIDGRWAALMDERFATMADVRRLTGDLSPETDALPAVDGRSKSPDDTRARLARLVGRDVESGTPQQWDALARFFARAQLRRIEDAIALAASREPAALSAPIVGAGIGRGVIADFAKREGRGYRDFSEFLPVAPAATAASADFAPACAVALLAKPQRAGASRVEQRG
- a CDS encoding NAD(P)-dependent methylenetetrahydromethanopterin dehydrogenase; amino-acid sequence: MTAKAILHMLSTLKHMSPFDVNMAVDAGYDVTIPYANVTIEEVPALVQDAMFSRAPSAALRTGIFFAGRDAVLALDMLDVAKKSLLKPFEVSLFADPYGSFTTAGAMVACVEKLLREKKQRELKGVKIIIYGATGVVGYSAGVIAALEGAQVTMAGYSGLDRVRKLTDEIEHRFNVKCTPADGSTGEAVRALLLDNEIALCAARAGVQVLSKEDLAAAKSLLIAADVNAVPPLGVEGCGLHDNGAVISPNGALGIGALAIGNVKYGTQSGLFKQMTDATQPLCLDFRHAFALARTLV
- a CDS encoding transglycosylase SLT domain-containing protein; its protein translation is MKQSCAKATLAAVLVASLAQAGCSGHDPHDFLARAPDSEVQAARAKSREEICERITHHAKLNHIPESLIHRVVQRESKYDPTSRHGAYWGLMQISHSTAKSMGYSGPPIGLLDPETNLRYAVAYLANAYRVAGGDEKRAQRLYMRGFYFDAKRSGRLTLLHPALSDPSADPSSAEAQSAEAPANDTQAAPQSAAAEQASEALDQAALEHNPANAENHLDNEYLERVSQETPASASKKRGRKTASR
- a CDS encoding DUF2165 family protein — encoded protein: MTPRLAKIALTASVGLFALLVGLDNIFDYQTNFAAVQHVLSMDALPQGAAFRWRAITLGTLHHLAYGFIILTELAAGLFCVAGAGQMTRSVRLDGAVFNESKRLAVAGLVAMFLLYFFGFLVVGGEWFEMWRANGWNYQESAFRFAAVIGVVLIFVVQRDF
- a CDS encoding NAD-dependent epimerase/dehydratase family protein; translated protein: MARYERILMTGGAGFVGSHLAPLLAADYQEARRAILTLPGGGAVDPAWEALEGDLLDVETLERTIREFQPDLVAHLAGQASIGHALRAGEATWRANFCGSLNLASALARHAPQAVTLFSSSASVYGASLKDGPAQEETPLRPLDAYGRSKAAAEAMLGDVLGPQARLIVLRPVNHTGPRQSPQNFVLSSFAAQIAAIEAGRQAPRLKVGDLAKARDFLDVRDVVAAYRALIAHADSLPGRVSCFNVASGAPIAIGALLEGLRALSRRPFEIEVETTLLRPSAVDLPSVALDAGKLREAVGWRPAHSTQDMLGALLDYWRSVEAAKA
- the gmd gene encoding GDP-mannose 4,6-dehydratase, which gives rise to MTKRALITGVTGQDGAYLAQLLLGEGYEVHGVVRRSSHSGVDDHRLRWLGVADSVRLHDGDMGDLSSLVRIVQETKPDEIYNLAAQSFVASSWRQPILTANITAVGVANMLEAMRIAAPQARFYQASSSEMYGLIQQPMQNEKTPFYPRSPYAVAKLYGHWITVNYRESFGMHASSGILFNHESPLRGEEFVTRKVTTGVARIKLGLARELRLGNIDAKRDWGHARDYVRAMWLMLQQEKPDDYVVATGVTTTVRDMCRIAFDHVGLDMETHLVIDPAFYRPAEVEVLLGDSTKARAKLGWSPKIALGELIREMVEADLARLKRGEGRSIPSGA
- a CDS encoding YncE family protein, producing the protein MFVKNGSLRARARTVCMAAWGCFVVAALAAPVRAEDAKAPSAEVVSIVPMSPEPYSTNVGIDDVQVNAKTGRVYVSNTSAITVLDGDTDTIIKVIPIPAGTAPNVNGYYGIYQSCVDDRTNTVYSLSENGVVTVIDGATNSVTGTFAPWPTNTITNVDGMVCNPETGKLYMILYNNQGNRIVVWDTRKQAIAATIFVTSNPHEWMAVNRKTNRIYAQTIYDGLVVIDGATDTVIDRIVAGQGPQPPGCLATNNCVSQGSWLDQVAVDENTNRVYVVGINDGSLTTIDGATDKVIGLDFFNWFTYVLALDPVRKRIYQFDVSFDTMAVIDSVSGKRTANVGVGPGPFPLGCNAGWVVLNPNASCLVTVSASLGSIGAAAVNPVNGKIYVGYGGQYVGPGSSPFLSNVPNAYSYLYVLKPTETKLPGDADDARPPRAALAGTATLAAGAGAIDAAFDARANKLYIANSGANSVSALDPLTGAVTATIPVGASPRAIAINESANTLYTYNGDGSVSVLDGAHGSRLANFTADAVATGVLGLNPQGLVHSRRTGKLYAVNGFSQIDVIDPVSQRVLKSIPDPDAGGVAINQRTNMIYVSQFSEGTVWVIDGATDRKIGVIGGVGQPALPAGCYQSAGGPNSCLQMSSGLTKVAIDEELNRVYVLGQNDGRVVTIDGERNVVLGMDYVQPDDYGLAVDPRRHNVFVSNFVTPALWLFDGRTGRLGSTVNFNSRLCDTAQTPCFDQVDLKSVTVNPATGQVFVLDQGDLNPQTTSRVFVVDAKGGL